Proteins from one Aerosakkonema funiforme FACHB-1375 genomic window:
- a CDS encoding class I SAM-dependent methyltransferase — translation MMSKENLPPVWNRVGKHGVFPEANHDEIARYNFLANLNRYLATVVSPGNKIAYEKRVRPKFQAERDRDFETREEVREAMKKDPHYQAWSALRRSSMEMRQQAGRSLVLHQANELAEKAERLNQGKDTLKLNPDLEIPHYVRVVDHHCMPGSYYTELMEGDVTAAANYDSGLFVTTTGLLGRMNDGGGRAISQWLKTEHPEFQPKRILDIGCGLGHNVVPIAQAYPDAEVIAIDVAAPMLRYGHARAQDLGVNNITFIQMDGANSGFADRSFDWIQTTMFLHETSSKSLHRIGKEIYRMLKPGGLTLHIEQPQYSEDMELYEQFIRDWDAYYNNEPFWSKMHDIDVKELLTKAGFKEEAFIQIAVKAANDIAEGQQAEKTVEDYGRSPIWNVFGAWK, via the coding sequence TAGCAACAGTTGTATCTCCTGGCAACAAAATTGCATATGAAAAACGGGTGCGTCCAAAGTTCCAAGCAGAACGCGATCGCGACTTTGAAACGCGAGAAGAAGTGCGTGAAGCCATGAAAAAAGACCCTCACTATCAAGCTTGGAGCGCCTTACGCAGATCTAGTATGGAAATGAGACAACAAGCGGGTCGATCGTTGGTATTGCATCAAGCAAATGAACTTGCCGAAAAAGCAGAGCGTTTGAATCAAGGCAAAGATACTCTTAAACTCAATCCAGATCTGGAAATTCCCCATTATGTTCGAGTGGTAGATCATCACTGTATGCCAGGTAGTTATTACACAGAACTCATGGAGGGAGACGTAACAGCTGCGGCTAATTATGACTCCGGATTATTTGTAACAACAACTGGCTTACTGGGACGAATGAACGATGGCGGAGGTAGAGCGATTTCCCAGTGGCTGAAAACCGAGCATCCCGAATTTCAGCCCAAACGCATACTCGATATCGGTTGTGGATTGGGTCACAACGTAGTTCCCATCGCCCAAGCTTATCCCGATGCTGAAGTCATTGCTATTGATGTAGCCGCTCCTATGTTGAGATACGGACACGCTCGCGCTCAAGACTTGGGTGTAAATAACATCACCTTTATCCAGATGGATGGAGCGAATAGCGGATTTGCAGATCGATCGTTCGATTGGATTCAGACCACCATGTTTTTGCACGAAACTTCCTCCAAATCCCTCCACCGAATCGGAAAAGAAATTTATCGTATGCTCAAGCCAGGTGGTTTGACTCTGCATATCGAACAACCGCAATATAGCGAAGATATGGAACTATACGAGCAATTTATCCGTGATTGGGATGCCTATTACAACAACGAACCCTTTTGGTCTAAAATGCACGATATAGATGTAAAAGAACTCCTAACCAAAGCGGGTTTTAAAGAGGAAGCATTCATCCAAATAGCTGTCAAAGCAGCCAATGACATAGCAGAAGGTCAACAAGCCGAAAAAACTGTAGAAGATTACGGTCGATCGCCTATTTGGAATGTATTTGGGGCTTGGAAATAA
- a CDS encoding YybH family protein, translating to MTTPIEQIDSFYRSIVGKEVDSICANYVPNEDTYVFVEGPRYSTLGYRNISKGWRDFCDSSLNLQKIEWVEGPFTEESEDLAWVAGMVLLTVTVKGQLVKQTFRATFVLRKNEDGCWQIRHEHLSAPLSDPYGIGDWLKKNS from the coding sequence ATGACAACTCCAATTGAGCAAATAGATAGCTTTTATCGATCTATTGTTGGCAAAGAGGTAGACAGTATTTGCGCGAATTACGTTCCTAATGAAGATACTTACGTTTTTGTAGAAGGGCCTCGCTACTCTACGCTTGGCTATCGCAATATTTCCAAAGGATGGCGAGATTTTTGCGATTCTTCGCTGAATTTGCAAAAAATTGAGTGGGTAGAAGGCCCCTTTACTGAAGAATCCGAAGATTTGGCTTGGGTAGCAGGAATGGTGCTGCTAACAGTAACTGTAAAAGGTCAACTGGTAAAACAAACGTTTCGGGCAACTTTTGTCCTTCGGAAAAATGAAGATGGTTGCTGGCAAATTCGGCACGAACATCTTTCCGCGCCGCTAAGTGACCCTTATGGCATCGGAGATTGGTTAAAAAAGAATTCTTAG
- a CDS encoding nuclear transport factor 2 family protein, with product MTQTKPNTIEVAQQAFKHLSHGLATGDWNQLLDMLTDDFTFWFPVGPFHGLNVGKDRVREFFQYVSETFSEGITITSVDRITSNETTVVFEFRDEGTLRGEPYKNRVAISLDIRGDKICAYREYFGSDGKSY from the coding sequence ATGACACAAACAAAACCGAATACGATCGAAGTTGCCCAGCAAGCATTTAAGCACTTATCTCACGGTTTGGCAACAGGTGACTGGAATCAACTTCTAGATATGCTCACCGATGATTTTACTTTTTGGTTTCCAGTCGGGCCATTTCACGGCTTGAATGTGGGTAAAGATAGGGTTCGCGAATTCTTTCAATATGTTTCTGAAACATTCAGCGAAGGAATTACAATTACTTCCGTCGATCGCATCACCAGCAACGAGACTACTGTTGTTTTCGAGTTCCGCGATGAAGGAACTTTGCGGGGTGAACCTTACAAAAATCGGGTAGCTATTTCTCTCGATATTCGCGGCGATAAGATTTGTGCCTATCGCGAATATTTTGGCAGCGACGGTAAATCGTATTAA
- a CDS encoding CHAT domain-containing protein — MFVFFNLTYFYRNLQQNSDKAQALQNAMLNTMKKYPNPRDWAAFILIG, encoded by the coding sequence ATATTCGTATTTTTTAATCTTACTTATTTTTATCGCAACTTGCAACAAAACTCCGACAAAGCCCAAGCATTGCAAAATGCTATGTTAAATACCATGAAAAAATATCCCAATCCGAGAGATTGGGCTGCTTTCATTCTAATCGGCTAA
- a CDS encoding FAD-dependent oxidoreductase, with protein MKRSLISLPLSLILLESAFPVALAAPPRQPDKSVECEILVIGGGLAGAAAAYEGLLAGKTVCLTEITDWVGGQVSSQGVSALDERTTQRQRQFFSRGYLDLRERIRRKYGKLNPGECWVSVACFIPSDGHKFVFSMLQNAEKRGKGKLKWFPSTVVKDLEISQNGKLIESAIAIQHNPAKNTPPLNTEPLSQTIEDAYRYENSSRFDKTIIRFLPLKRTKKSQTTQPTNWYVIDATETGEIIAIADVPYRLGIDPRSHLEPSGANDTGDPYCTQGYTYTFAMEATKEPQTHQMPPFYSRYSPYYSFEAKRFNFASIFTYRRIWSNPNAPKELKIRSRETFGVTPPKPGDISMQNWTWGNDYRPGTAQDNLIYTREQLQALGQLQPSGWMGGLRVESLRGGEELSQGYFYWLVAGTTDSQLGDGVKQPHPNNRYLTGLNSPMGTVHGLSKYPYIREGRRIIGRPAWGHPEGFTLWEVDISRKNFREDYYRNNLSTEQYRRLWALLSGLNATAVIREALSPEQVKERSRSAIYPDSVGIGHYTIDFHPCLAKSPPETPGNYGYPNEAMAASQSYPFQIPLRAMIPQKIDNMLIAGKSIATSHSAAAAYRVHSFEWSVGAAAGTTAAFALENNLMPYQLVEQLPRQQPRLEALQRRLQQNGNPTAFPDTSIFNEFGKNWQ; from the coding sequence ATGAAACGTTCCCTCATCTCCCTCCCTCTCAGCTTGATCCTACTGGAATCGGCTTTTCCAGTCGCCCTCGCCGCGCCACCCAGACAGCCAGATAAAAGCGTAGAATGCGAAATCCTGGTAATTGGCGGCGGACTTGCGGGTGCTGCGGCTGCTTACGAAGGATTGCTAGCGGGGAAAACCGTTTGTCTCACGGAAATCACCGACTGGGTGGGAGGACAAGTTTCATCCCAAGGTGTTTCCGCTTTGGATGAACGCACTACCCAGCGCCAAAGGCAATTCTTTTCGCGTGGATATCTGGATTTGCGAGAACGAATTAGACGCAAATATGGAAAACTCAATCCCGGCGAGTGTTGGGTAAGCGTAGCTTGTTTTATTCCCAGCGACGGACACAAATTTGTTTTTTCCATGTTGCAAAATGCCGAGAAACGAGGTAAAGGTAAATTGAAATGGTTTCCTTCTACGGTTGTGAAAGATTTGGAAATCAGTCAAAATGGGAAATTAATTGAAAGTGCGATCGCCATCCAACACAATCCCGCCAAAAACACACCACCGCTAAACACCGAACCTCTATCACAGACGATCGAAGACGCTTACCGCTACGAAAATTCATCTCGATTTGACAAAACAATTATCCGTTTCTTACCGTTAAAGCGTACTAAAAAATCCCAAACAACCCAGCCAACAAATTGGTACGTTATCGACGCCACCGAAACAGGAGAAATTATCGCCATTGCAGATGTTCCCTACCGACTAGGTATCGATCCTCGTTCTCATTTAGAACCTTCCGGTGCAAACGATACAGGCGATCCTTATTGCACCCAAGGATATACTTATACATTTGCAATGGAAGCAACCAAAGAACCGCAAACCCACCAAATGCCTCCCTTCTATTCCCGTTACAGTCCTTACTATAGTTTCGAGGCAAAACGATTTAACTTTGCATCAATTTTCACATACCGACGCATTTGGAGTAACCCAAATGCCCCCAAAGAATTAAAAATCAGAAGCCGAGAAACCTTTGGTGTAACACCTCCCAAACCGGGGGATATTTCCATGCAAAACTGGACTTGGGGGAACGATTATCGACCGGGAACTGCTCAAGATAACCTTATATATACTCGCGAACAATTGCAAGCATTAGGTCAGTTACAACCGTCCGGATGGATGGGAGGATTGCGAGTAGAAAGTTTGCGCGGTGGAGAAGAACTATCCCAAGGTTATTTTTACTGGTTAGTAGCAGGTACAACCGATTCACAACTCGGCGATGGTGTCAAGCAACCGCACCCGAACAACCGCTATCTTACCGGATTAAATTCACCGATGGGAACAGTTCACGGTTTATCCAAATATCCATATATAAGAGAAGGGAGAAGAATTATCGGCAGACCCGCGTGGGGACATCCCGAAGGCTTTACATTGTGGGAAGTCGATATTTCTCGAAAGAACTTTCGCGAGGATTATTATCGCAATAACCTATCAACAGAACAGTATCGCCGTTTGTGGGCATTATTGAGTGGTTTGAATGCAACTGCTGTAATTCGAGAAGCATTGTCTCCAGAACAAGTCAAAGAGCGATCGCGATCGGCCATATATCCCGATTCTGTAGGCATCGGTCACTATACAATAGACTTTCACCCTTGTTTAGCCAAAAGTCCCCCAGAAACTCCCGGAAACTACGGATATCCCAACGAAGCGATGGCAGCATCTCAATCTTACCCCTTCCAGATACCCCTACGCGCAATGATTCCCCAAAAAATTGATAATATGCTAATCGCTGGCAAAAGTATTGCCACCAGTCACTCAGCAGCAGCAGCATACCGAGTGCATTCTTTTGAATGGTCAGTTGGTGCAGCCGCCGGTACCACAGCAGCCTTCGCCTTAGAAAATAATCTCATGCCTTACCAACTCGTCGAACAACTTCCCCGCCAACAACCGCGACTCGAAGCCTTACAAAGACGCCTCCAACAAAATGGCAACCCCACCGCCTTTCCCGACACCTCAATATTTAACGAATTTGGCAAAAACTGGCAGTAG
- a CDS encoding FAD-dependent oxidoreductase, with protein MKRILTTLTLSLIFLESAFPLALAAPPRQPDKTEECELLVVGGGLSGSAAAYEGLLAGKTVCLTEITDWVGGQISAQGTSALDERPTQRKLLYYPRGYLELRTRIEKHYKRLNPGKCWVSESCFLPRDGHKLLFGILKDAEDRGNGKLKWFPSTVIKELEISGDGKQIQSAVAIQHRPAKNAPPLNTLPLSQTIEDSYRYENSAQFDKSIIRFVPKKSRKSAQKPKPADWFVIEATETGELIGLADIPYRLGIDPRSVLEPSSASESGDAYCTQGFTYTFAMQATKEPQNHTLPSFYSQYAPYYSYELQRLASFPLVFTYRRIKSVKPDRKLGTNPREYPIDPGDISMQNWTWGNDYRPGTSQDNFIYTREQLQATGQLQPGGWMGGLRTETLRKGEENAIGYFYWLVTGTTDSQLGDGVKKPYPNHRYLSGLDAPMGTAHGLSKYPYIREGRRIIGRPSFGQPEGFTVWEIDISRNNFRDDYYRNNLSEEEYRRLWAILSGINAPSVLAQIVSPADVKPRSRAFIFPDSVGIGHYAIDFHPCMAQSPPEAPGNKEREGTRKGQGQAYPFQVPLRAMIPQKIDNMLVAGKSIATSHTAAAAYRVHSFEWSAGAAAGTTAAFALENGILPYELVDRLPQQEPQLEALQRRLDRNGNPTAFPNTSIFNTRQDWQ; from the coding sequence ATGAAACGCATACTAACCACCCTCACCCTCAGCTTAATTTTCCTAGAATCAGCATTTCCATTAGCCCTAGCCGCACCACCAAGACAACCAGATAAAACAGAAGAATGCGAACTTCTGGTTGTGGGAGGTGGACTTTCCGGTTCCGCCGCCGCCTACGAAGGTTTGCTAGCAGGAAAAACCGTTTGCCTAACAGAAATTACCGACTGGGTAGGCGGACAAATTTCTGCCCAAGGAACCTCCGCACTAGACGAACGACCGACTCAGAGGAAACTATTATATTATCCTCGCGGCTATTTAGAACTTCGCACCCGCATTGAAAAACATTACAAACGCCTCAACCCAGGTAAATGTTGGGTAAGCGAATCTTGTTTTCTGCCTCGCGACGGTCACAAACTTTTATTTGGCATATTAAAGGATGCGGAAGATCGCGGCAATGGTAAACTGAAATGGTTTCCCTCTACAGTAATTAAGGAATTAGAAATTAGTGGAGATGGAAAACAAATTCAAAGTGCTGTAGCGATTCAACACCGTCCGGCCAAAAATGCACCGCCCTTAAATACTCTACCTTTATCTCAGACGATCGAAGACAGCTATCGCTACGAAAATTCAGCCCAATTTGACAAATCTATCATCCGTTTCGTACCCAAAAAATCGCGAAAATCTGCCCAAAAACCAAAACCAGCCGATTGGTTTGTCATCGAAGCTACGGAAACCGGCGAATTAATTGGACTAGCTGATATTCCCTACCGTTTGGGTATCGATCCTCGTTCCGTCTTGGAACCTTCTTCTGCTAGCGAAAGCGGCGATGCTTACTGCACGCAAGGCTTTACTTATACCTTTGCAATGCAGGCAACTAAAGAACCGCAAAATCACACGCTGCCTTCATTTTACTCTCAATATGCGCCGTATTACAGCTATGAATTGCAGCGATTAGCGAGTTTCCCTCTTGTTTTCACTTATCGCCGGATTAAAAGTGTCAAACCAGATCGAAAATTGGGAACTAATCCGAGAGAATATCCGATCGATCCAGGCGATATTTCTATGCAAAACTGGACTTGGGGTAACGATTACCGTCCGGGAACATCGCAAGATAACTTTATCTATACTCGCGAACAGTTGCAAGCCACCGGACAGCTACAACCGGGTGGATGGATGGGCGGATTGCGGACGGAAACTCTTCGCAAAGGTGAGGAAAATGCGATCGGCTATTTTTACTGGCTGGTAACAGGGACTACCGACTCACAACTGGGTGATGGTGTGAAGAAACCGTACCCAAATCATCGCTATCTGAGCGGTTTAGATGCCCCAATGGGAACCGCACACGGGTTATCGAAGTATCCATATATACGTGAAGGACGCCGCATTATCGGACGCCCCAGCTTCGGTCAGCCGGAAGGTTTTACAGTCTGGGAAATTGATATTTCTCGGAATAATTTTCGCGATGATTATTACCGCAATAACCTGTCAGAGGAAGAGTATCGGCGTTTGTGGGCAATCCTTTCTGGTATAAATGCGCCCTCCGTACTCGCACAAATTGTATCTCCGGCAGATGTGAAACCGCGATCGCGTGCCTTCATTTTCCCCGATTCTGTCGGCATCGGTCACTATGCGATCGACTTCCATCCCTGCATGGCCCAAAGCCCACCAGAAGCCCCAGGTAACAAAGAACGCGAAGGAACAAGGAAAGGTCAAGGTCAAGCTTATCCCTTCCAAGTACCCCTACGGGCGATGATTCCCCAAAAAATCGACAATATGTTAGTTGCGGGTAAAAGTATCGCCACTAGCCACACCGCCGCAGCTGCCTATCGAGTACACTCGTTTGAATGGTCGGCGGGTGCAGCAGCCGGAACTACAGCCGCTTTTGCTCTGGAAAACGGTATTTTACCATATGAACTGGTCGATCGACTGCCCCAACAAGAACCGCAACTAGAAGCTTTGCAACGCCGTCTCGATCGTAACGGCAATCCTACAGCTTTCCCCAATACCTCGATTTTCAATACAAGGCAAGATTGGCAGTGA
- the clpS gene encoding ATP-dependent Clp protease adapter ClpS — protein sequence MANAPIIAPEKSSQVTRKPYPNYKVIVLDDDFNTFQHVHDCLVKYIPGMTSDRAWELTNQVHYEGQAIVWVGPQEQAEHYHQQLLRAGLTMAPLEAA from the coding sequence ATGGCGAATGCACCCATCATAGCTCCTGAGAAATCCAGTCAAGTTACCCGTAAGCCTTACCCGAATTACAAAGTAATCGTGCTGGATGATGATTTCAACACATTTCAGCACGTACATGATTGCTTGGTAAAATATATCCCAGGGATGACGAGCGATCGCGCTTGGGAGCTCACGAATCAGGTACACTATGAAGGTCAAGCCATCGTCTGGGTTGGCCCCCAAGAGCAAGCGGAACATTACCACCAACAACTGTTGCGGGCGGGACTGACTATGGCTCCCCTAGAGGCAGCATAA
- a CDS encoding DUF2103 domain-containing protein, with translation MSNPSSGRVVLNHSTHITGLIPILEKLTKHPGIQTITPAVIGRAKGHCPKLQLKVSVPIRGGFKLIARHGKTFQEVFIITSCKQDELEDAIAQIIK, from the coding sequence ATGAGTAACCCCAGCAGTGGCCGCGTCGTTCTCAATCATTCTACTCATATTACCGGCTTAATTCCAATCCTGGAAAAGCTAACCAAACATCCCGGTATTCAAACTATTACCCCCGCAGTGATTGGCAGAGCCAAAGGTCACTGCCCAAAATTGCAATTAAAAGTATCGGTGCCAATTCGCGGTGGTTTTAAATTAATAGCGCGACATGGCAAAACTTTTCAAGAAGTTTTTATTATTACTAGCTGCAAACAAGATGAATTGGAGGATGCGATCGCTCAAATCATCAAATAG
- a CDS encoding bifunctional serine/threonine-protein kinase/formylglycine-generating enzyme family protein yields MSQCLNPNCQFLNPPLTKFCQRCGNKLLLADRYRAIKYLGEGGFGRTFEAVDEHRFDTPCVIKQFLPQLQSSAALQKATELFKQEGMRLRDLGKHPQIPDLLAFFEQDNRFYLVQEFIDGQDLLKELQQRGKFSEQQVRQLLNELLSVLEFIHNQNVIHRDIKPDNIIRNGNGSLVLIDFGVSKQLSATVLTKIGTITGTPGYAAPEQMHGHVSPASDLYSLAVTCIRLLTGCLLEERNGDWVDKLFDPMQMQWVWRQQNVAVSNELGLILDKMLLFPISERYQSAAEVLKALNSPPVSFPQPKIQVPVPKISVPQPPQPQSQSQSFSEDLGNDIKLDMVYIPGGTFTMGAPSTEYRSRDCERPQHEVTIKPFLMGKYPVTQAQWKAVANLAKVNRDLQADPSRFKGANRPVECVSWYDAVEFCDRLSQHTSRSYRLPSEAEWEYACRAGTTTPFYFGQTITPELANYDANYTYGLGRKGKYRRETTPVGSFPPNAFGLYDLHGNIWEWCADHWHDNYQGAPNDETIWLTSDEKSPRLRRGGSWIYSPDYCRSAFRNGFDAGYSFGNIGFRVVCAAA; encoded by the coding sequence ATGAGTCAATGTCTGAACCCTAATTGCCAATTTTTAAACCCACCTCTCACCAAATTCTGTCAGCGCTGCGGTAACAAATTACTTTTAGCTGACCGTTATCGCGCCATAAAATATCTTGGTGAAGGTGGATTCGGTCGTACTTTTGAAGCGGTAGACGAACACCGTTTTGATACCCCCTGCGTAATTAAGCAGTTTTTGCCGCAACTGCAAAGTAGCGCTGCACTCCAGAAAGCTACCGAATTATTCAAGCAAGAAGGAATGAGACTGCGAGATTTGGGCAAACATCCCCAAATTCCCGACTTGCTGGCATTTTTTGAACAAGACAATCGTTTTTACCTGGTACAAGAATTTATAGACGGTCAGGATTTATTAAAAGAATTACAGCAACGGGGAAAATTCAGCGAACAGCAAGTTAGACAATTGCTCAATGAATTGCTGTCCGTCTTAGAATTTATCCACAATCAAAATGTCATTCATCGAGATATCAAACCAGATAATATTATTAGAAACGGTAACGGTTCTCTCGTTCTGATTGATTTTGGCGTTTCCAAACAATTAAGCGCTACCGTGCTTACGAAAATCGGAACTATTACCGGTACACCCGGTTATGCAGCACCCGAACAAATGCACGGTCATGTTTCTCCAGCTAGTGACCTCTATAGTTTAGCGGTAACTTGTATTCGGCTATTAACTGGGTGCTTGCTAGAAGAGAGAAATGGTGATTGGGTCGATAAACTTTTCGACCCGATGCAAATGCAGTGGGTATGGCGTCAGCAAAATGTTGCTGTAAGTAATGAATTGGGACTAATTTTAGATAAAATGCTATTGTTTCCCATCTCAGAACGCTATCAATCTGCTGCGGAAGTTCTCAAAGCGCTCAATTCCCCGCCAGTCTCATTTCCTCAGCCAAAAATTCAAGTTCCTGTTCCTAAAATATCAGTTCCCCAACCTCCTCAACCACAATCTCAATCTCAATCTTTTTCTGAAGATTTGGGTAATGATATCAAACTCGATATGGTTTACATTCCCGGCGGTACATTTACAATGGGTGCGCCGTCAACTGAATACAGAAGCAGAGATTGTGAAAGACCCCAACATGAGGTGACAATTAAACCCTTCTTAATGGGAAAATATCCAGTTACTCAAGCGCAGTGGAAAGCGGTTGCTAATCTTGCAAAAGTTAACCGCGACCTTCAAGCAGACCCATCTAGATTTAAAGGAGCAAATCGACCTGTAGAGTGTGTTTCGTGGTACGATGCTGTGGAATTTTGCGATCGCCTTTCCCAACACACTAGCAGATCTTATCGATTACCCAGCGAAGCAGAATGGGAATATGCTTGTCGCGCCGGAACAACAACGCCTTTTTACTTTGGTCAAACAATTACTCCCGAATTAGCTAATTACGATGCTAATTACACCTACGGCTTGGGGCGGAAAGGGAAATATCGTCGTGAAACTACCCCTGTAGGGAGCTTTCCTCCTAATGCTTTTGGCCTTTACGACCTCCACGGCAATATCTGGGAATGGTGCGCTGACCATTGGCACGATAATTATCAAGGCGCACCTAACGATGAAACTATATGGCTAACTAGCGATGAAAAATCTCCCCGACTGCGGCGCGGTGGTTCGTGGATCTACTCTCCCGATTACTGCCGCTCGGCTTTTCGCAATGGGTTTGATGCGGGCTACAGTTTCGGCAATATCGGTTTTCGGGTTGTGTGTGCTGCGGCGTAG
- a CDS encoding UPF0175 family protein, whose translation MYEFTLSLPEETALALKLTPEQLRDEVCLAAAIKLYELGKLSAGAAANLAGIPQVVFLTKLADYGVDTFRLTEEELKEDLARA comes from the coding sequence ATGTACGAATTTACCTTATCTTTACCAGAAGAAACAGCGTTAGCCCTGAAACTAACTCCCGAACAACTGCGCGATGAAGTCTGTTTAGCAGCAGCAATCAAACTATATGAATTAGGTAAACTTTCCGCTGGTGCTGCGGCTAATCTTGCTGGTATACCGCAAGTTGTATTTCTAACCAAGCTTGCTGATTACGGAGTTGACACATTTCGACTTACGGAAGAGGAACTGAAGGAGGATTTGGCGCGTGCCTAA